A window of the Streptomyces finlayi genome harbors these coding sequences:
- a CDS encoding DUF6104 family protein: MYFTDRGIEELEKRRGEEEVTFEWLAEQLRTFVDLNPDFEVPVERLATWLARLDDEDDEDA; this comes from the coding sequence ATGTATTTCACCGATCGTGGCATCGAGGAGCTGGAGAAGCGGCGCGGCGAGGAGGAGGTCACCTTCGAGTGGCTGGCCGAGCAGCTGCGTACGTTCGTCGACCTCAACCCCGACTTCGAGGTCCCGGTCGAGCGCCTCGCCACCTGGCTGGCCCGGCTGGACGACGAGGACGACGAGGACGCGTAA
- a CDS encoding ABC transporter substrate-binding protein, with protein MTASTTRRPTAKSRIAAVSAIAVAGALLLTACGDQTDNGTKNESSASKDAPLADLLPKEIKDKGVIKVGSDIAYPPVEFKDKSGKTVGIDPDLGAALGKQLGVDFKFENGTFDTLITGLRSKRYDLAMSAMTDTKDRQNGVDSETGKKVGEGVDFVDYFTAGVSIYTKKGDTQGISNWADLCGKKLAVQRGTISHDLAKSETKKCTGGKKIAFEAFDTDLEAQTRLRGGGADAASSDFPVAAYAVKTSGGGKDFEIVGDQVEAAPYGIAVAKGNDELTKAVQAALDAIIDNGEYGKIIAKWGVEAGAVTEAKINGGS; from the coding sequence ATGACCGCTAGCACCACCCGTCGCCCGACCGCCAAGTCCCGGATTGCAGCGGTCAGCGCCATCGCGGTCGCCGGCGCCCTGCTGCTGACCGCGTGCGGCGACCAGACCGACAACGGCACGAAGAACGAGTCGTCCGCGTCGAAGGACGCCCCGCTCGCCGATCTCCTGCCCAAGGAGATCAAGGACAAGGGCGTCATCAAGGTCGGTTCGGACATCGCGTACCCGCCGGTCGAGTTCAAGGACAAGTCCGGCAAGACCGTCGGCATCGACCCCGACCTCGGCGCCGCACTGGGCAAGCAGCTCGGCGTGGACTTCAAGTTCGAGAACGGCACCTTCGACACGCTGATCACAGGTCTGCGCTCGAAGCGTTACGACCTCGCGATGTCGGCCATGACGGACACCAAGGACCGCCAGAACGGCGTCGACTCGGAGACCGGCAAGAAGGTCGGCGAGGGCGTCGACTTCGTCGACTACTTCACCGCCGGTGTCTCGATCTACACCAAGAAGGGCGACACCCAGGGCATCAGCAACTGGGCCGACCTCTGCGGCAAGAAGCTCGCCGTCCAGCGCGGCACGATCTCGCACGACCTCGCCAAGTCCGAGACGAAGAAGTGCACGGGCGGCAAGAAGATCGCCTTCGAGGCGTTCGACACCGACCTGGAGGCCCAGACCCGCCTGCGCGGCGGCGGTGCCGACGCCGCGTCCTCCGACTTCCCGGTCGCCGCGTACGCGGTGAAGACCTCCGGTGGCGGCAAGGACTTCGAGATCGTCGGCGACCAGGTCGAGGCGGCCCCGTACGGCATCGCCGTCGCCAAGGGCAACGACGAGCTCACCAAGGCCGTCCAGGCGGCCCTCGACGCCATCATCGACAACGGCGAGTACGGGAAGATCATCGCCAAGTGGGGCGTCGAGGCCGGCGCCGTCACCGAGGCCAAGATCAACGGCGGCTCCTGA
- the sodX gene encoding nickel-type superoxide dismutase maturation protease — translation MPGLRQGRGWPTRARFQVVEVTGPSMVPTLYHGDWLLVQFGAPVRPGDVVILRHPFQQDLLVVKRAAERRRGGWWVLGDNTFAGGDSTDYGTVPEELVLARVRARYRPPKRDQRTVFGRLGWAASALRLVSADRSVSRRLRAR, via the coding sequence ATGCCGGGGCTGAGGCAGGGGCGTGGGTGGCCGACGCGCGCACGGTTCCAGGTGGTGGAGGTGACGGGGCCCTCGATGGTGCCCACCCTCTACCACGGGGACTGGCTGCTCGTGCAGTTCGGGGCGCCCGTACGCCCCGGGGACGTGGTGATCCTGCGGCACCCCTTCCAGCAGGATCTGCTGGTCGTGAAGCGTGCCGCCGAGCGCCGCCGGGGCGGCTGGTGGGTGCTCGGGGACAACACGTTCGCGGGTGGGGACAGTACGGATTACGGGACCGTGCCCGAGGAACTGGTGCTCGCCCGGGTGCGGGCGCGCTACCGGCCGCCGAAGCGGGATCAGAGGACGGTGTTCGGCCGGCTGGGCTGGGCGGCGTCCGCGCTGAGGCTCGTCTCCGCCGACCGTTCCGTCTCCAGGCGCTTGCGGGCCCGGTAG
- a CDS encoding PadR family transcriptional regulator has product MAPVFAHGRLRLYLLKLLDEAPRHGYEVIRLLEERFQGLYAPSAGTVYPRLAKLEAEGLVTHATEGGRKVYSITDAGRAELAGRSGELADLELEIRESVAELAAEIRDDVRGAAGRLRSDMWAAASESRHTTDPKGGGAPGPAGFGDLGDLGNSEAWRLAKEELRKAKQEWKEQARRAKDESRRAREDAQQARRQAKEAHEKASEQMQNAARQVQEHFARGDWPTGVREGLAEITAQLGNFARTGNRPAASPTTSEPDTAAPGTAAPEAPGADPDWGKDATGTGEPARDLDRLLDRFRDEIRDAARDRGVTDDQVTEARGHLSTAATLIGDLLRHPGADDSTGKEL; this is encoded by the coding sequence ATGGCTCCCGTATTCGCCCATGGCCGCCTGCGTCTCTACCTGCTCAAGCTGCTGGACGAAGCACCCCGCCACGGCTACGAGGTGATCCGGCTCCTGGAGGAACGCTTCCAGGGCCTGTACGCGCCCTCCGCCGGCACCGTCTACCCGCGTCTCGCCAAGCTGGAGGCGGAGGGCCTGGTCACCCATGCCACGGAGGGCGGCCGCAAGGTCTACTCGATCACCGACGCCGGACGCGCCGAACTGGCGGGCCGCAGCGGCGAACTGGCCGATCTGGAGCTGGAGATCCGCGAGTCGGTCGCCGAACTGGCGGCGGAGATCCGCGACGACGTGCGCGGGGCCGCGGGCAGGCTGCGCAGCGACATGTGGGCGGCGGCCTCCGAGTCGCGTCACACCACGGACCCCAAGGGCGGCGGGGCACCCGGGCCCGCCGGCTTCGGCGACCTCGGCGATCTCGGCAACAGCGAGGCGTGGCGACTGGCGAAGGAAGAACTGCGCAAGGCCAAGCAGGAGTGGAAGGAGCAGGCCCGCCGCGCGAAGGACGAGTCGCGGCGCGCCCGCGAGGACGCCCAGCAGGCCCGCCGCCAGGCCAAGGAGGCCCACGAGAAGGCGAGTGAGCAGATGCAGAACGCCGCACGCCAGGTCCAGGAGCACTTCGCCCGGGGCGACTGGCCCACAGGCGTACGGGAAGGACTTGCGGAGATCACCGCCCAGCTGGGCAACTTCGCCCGCACCGGCAACCGGCCCGCCGCCTCCCCCACCACCTCCGAGCCGGACACCGCGGCCCCCGGGACCGCGGCCCCCGAGGCGCCCGGAGCCGACCCGGACTGGGGCAAGGACGCCACGGGCACGGGCGAACCGGCCCGCGACCTGGACCGCCTGCTGGACCGCTTCCGCGACGAGATCCGCGACGCGGCCCGGGACCGGGGTGTCACGGACGACCAGGTCACCGAAGCCCGAGGCCATCTGTCGACGGCCGCGACCCTCATCGGTGACCTGCTGCGCCACCCGGGAGCGGACGACAGCACCGGCAAGGAGCTCTGA
- a CDS encoding class I SAM-dependent methyltransferase — MTETVTGADWPAWQASWDRQQEWYMPDREERFRVMLDMVEAVVGSEPRVLDLACGTGSITDRLLKRFPKATSTGVDLDPALLAIARGTFEGDGRVTFVTADLKDRSWAERLPFDSYDAVLTATALHWLHSEPLAALYGHIGQLVRDGGLFMNADRMIDADTPRINAAERAHRHAGMDRAKAEGVLDWADWWALAAKDPVLAAPTAERFEIYGEHADGDMPSAEWHARTLREAGFAEARTVWASPSDSLVLAVK; from the coding sequence GTGACGGAAACAGTGACGGGCGCCGACTGGCCGGCATGGCAGGCGAGCTGGGACCGCCAGCAGGAGTGGTACATGCCGGACCGCGAGGAGCGGTTCCGGGTGATGCTCGACATGGTCGAGGCCGTGGTGGGGTCCGAGCCGCGCGTTCTCGATCTGGCCTGCGGTACGGGAAGTATCACGGACCGGCTCCTCAAGCGGTTCCCGAAGGCGACCAGTACGGGAGTCGACCTCGACCCGGCGCTGCTCGCGATCGCCCGCGGCACCTTCGAGGGCGACGGCCGGGTCACCTTCGTCACCGCCGATCTGAAGGATCGCTCCTGGGCGGAGCGGCTGCCCTTCGACTCGTACGACGCCGTCCTGACCGCCACCGCGCTGCACTGGCTGCACAGCGAGCCGCTGGCCGCACTGTACGGGCACATCGGCCAACTCGTGCGGGACGGCGGTTTGTTCATGAACGCCGACCGGATGATCGACGCCGACACCCCGCGTATCAACGCGGCCGAACGCGCCCACCGGCACGCCGGGATGGACCGCGCCAAGGCCGAGGGGGTCCTGGACTGGGCGGACTGGTGGGCCCTCGCCGCCAAGGACCCGGTGCTCGCCGCGCCGACCGCCGAGCGGTTCGAGATCTACGGTGAGCACGCCGACGGCGACATGCCGTCCGCCGAGTGGCACGCCCGCACGCTGCGCGAGGCGGGCTTCGCCGAGGCGCGTACGGTCTGGGCCTCGCCGTCGGACAGTCTGGTGCTGGCGGTCAAGTAG
- a CDS encoding DUF4097 family beta strand repeat-containing protein has protein sequence MPVSTWAIAEPRKLTFDDPVTALRVRIVNGTVNVVGTEEQHARLEITDVEGPPLVVTQQDGVLTVAYEDLTWKGLLSWLDPKSRGRRAVVSLAVPAGSSVEVGVVGAGAVVSGIRGRTEVRGVTGDTTLVGLSGSVHGETVSGSLEAQAVTGDLRFHSVSGDLTVVDGAGSSVRAESVSGDMVLDLDPSGEPTDIRLATVSGEIAVRLPHPADAKVEANTTSGALSNAFEDLRVSGMWGAKKITGTLGAGTGTLRATTVSGAIALLRRPPAEDGPYDFEPTGKVL, from the coding sequence ATGCCGGTGTCGACGTGGGCCATCGCCGAGCCCCGGAAGCTCACCTTCGACGACCCGGTGACGGCGCTGCGTGTGCGCATCGTCAACGGCACGGTCAACGTGGTGGGCACGGAGGAACAGCACGCCCGCCTGGAGATCACGGACGTCGAGGGCCCGCCGCTCGTCGTGACCCAGCAGGACGGCGTCCTCACGGTCGCCTATGAGGACCTGACCTGGAAGGGCCTGCTCTCATGGCTCGATCCGAAGAGCCGCGGGCGCCGCGCGGTCGTCTCGCTCGCCGTGCCGGCCGGCTCCTCCGTCGAGGTCGGAGTCGTCGGCGCCGGAGCGGTCGTCTCCGGCATCCGGGGGCGCACGGAGGTGCGCGGGGTCACCGGCGACACCACCCTCGTCGGCCTCTCCGGCTCCGTCCACGGGGAAACGGTCTCCGGCAGTCTGGAGGCCCAGGCCGTCACCGGCGACCTCCGCTTCCACTCCGTGTCCGGTGATCTGACGGTCGTCGACGGCGCCGGGAGTTCCGTACGCGCCGAATCGGTCAGCGGGGACATGGTCCTGGATCTCGATCCGTCCGGGGAGCCCACCGACATCCGGCTGGCCACGGTCTCCGGTGAGATCGCCGTCCGGCTGCCGCACCCCGCCGACGCGAAGGTCGAGGCGAACACCACGAGCGGCGCCCTGTCCAACGCCTTCGAGGATCTGCGGGTCAGCGGCATGTGGGGCGCCAAGAAGATCACCGGAACGCTGGGCGCGGGCACGGGAACGCTGCGCGCGACGACCGTCTCCGGCGCGATCGCCCTGCTGCGCCGACCACCGGCCGAGGACGGCCCGTACGACTTCGAGCCCACCGGAAAGGTGCTCTGA
- a CDS encoding amino acid ABC transporter ATP-binding protein has product MTAMVKAEGVHKSFGAAHILKGIDLEVAKGEVFCLIGPSGSGKSTFLRCINHLEQVSAGRLYVDGELVGYRQKGDKLYELKDSEVAVKRRDIGMVFQRFNLFPHMTAMENVMEAPVQVKGESRSVARERAISLLDRVGLSDKAKNYPSQLSGGQQQRVAIARALAMEPKLMLFDEPTSALDPELVGDVLDVMRGLAEEGMTMIVVTHEMGFAREVGDALVFMDDGVVVESGHPRDVLTNPQHDRTKSFLSKVL; this is encoded by the coding sequence ATGACCGCCATGGTGAAGGCCGAGGGCGTACACAAGTCCTTCGGCGCCGCGCACATCCTCAAGGGCATCGACCTGGAGGTGGCCAAGGGCGAGGTGTTCTGCCTCATCGGCCCCTCCGGATCCGGCAAGTCGACCTTCCTCCGGTGCATCAACCACCTGGAGCAGGTCAGCGCCGGCCGGTTGTACGTCGACGGCGAACTCGTCGGCTACCGCCAGAAGGGCGACAAGCTCTACGAGCTCAAGGACAGCGAAGTCGCTGTGAAGCGCCGTGACATCGGCATGGTCTTCCAGCGCTTCAACCTGTTCCCCCACATGACGGCGATGGAAAACGTCATGGAGGCACCGGTCCAGGTCAAGGGCGAGTCGAGGTCGGTCGCCCGCGAACGCGCCATCAGCCTGCTGGACCGGGTCGGTCTCTCGGACAAGGCGAAGAACTACCCGTCCCAGCTCTCCGGCGGACAGCAGCAGCGGGTGGCCATCGCCCGCGCGCTGGCCATGGAGCCGAAGCTGATGCTCTTCGACGAGCCGACGTCCGCCCTCGACCCGGAGCTGGTCGGCGACGTCCTGGACGTCATGCGCGGTCTGGCCGAGGAGGGCATGACGATGATCGTCGTCACGCACGAGATGGGCTTCGCGCGCGAGGTCGGCGATGCGCTGGTCTTCATGGACGACGGCGTGGTGGTCGAGTCCGGCCACCCGCGCGACGTGCTGACGAACCCGCAGCACGACCGGACGAAGTCGTTCCTGTCGAAGGTGCTGTAG
- a CDS encoding amino acid ABC transporter permease, with protein MTDLKKTGAADEPPTPPTPAGGPEAIKAIPVRHYGRYLSAAIALGAFAAIVYAFSQGQINWDAIPDYFFDDRIINGVGQTLLLTVLSMAIGVVGGILLAVMRLSKNPVTSSIAWFYIWFFRGTPVLVQLFVWFNLGLVFEYVNLGPVYKDEWSSFMTPLLTALLGLGLNEAAYMAEICRAGLLSVDEGQTEASQALGMSHSKTLRRIVVPQAMRVIVPPTGNEVINMLKTTSLVAAVQFTELFRYAQDIGQTSGAPVEMYFLAAAWYLIMTSVLSVGQYYLERYYARGSSRTLPPTPLQRIRANLLTVGRPKGAKA; from the coding sequence GTGACTGACCTGAAGAAGACGGGGGCGGCCGACGAGCCGCCCACGCCCCCCACCCCCGCAGGCGGACCGGAGGCCATCAAGGCCATTCCGGTCCGGCACTACGGCCGCTACCTCTCCGCGGCGATCGCGCTCGGCGCGTTCGCGGCGATCGTCTACGCCTTCTCCCAGGGCCAGATCAACTGGGACGCGATCCCGGACTACTTCTTCGACGACCGCATCATCAACGGTGTCGGGCAGACCCTGCTGCTGACCGTCCTGTCGATGGCGATCGGCGTGGTCGGCGGCATCCTGCTGGCCGTCATGCGCCTGTCGAAGAACCCGGTGACCTCGTCGATCGCCTGGTTCTACATCTGGTTCTTCCGCGGCACCCCGGTCCTGGTCCAGCTCTTCGTCTGGTTCAACCTGGGCCTGGTCTTCGAGTACGTCAACCTCGGGCCCGTCTACAAGGACGAGTGGTCGTCCTTCATGACGCCGCTGCTGACCGCGCTGCTCGGCCTGGGTCTGAACGAGGCCGCCTACATGGCCGAGATCTGCCGGGCGGGTCTGCTCTCGGTCGACGAGGGCCAGACCGAGGCGTCGCAGGCGCTGGGCATGAGCCACAGCAAGACGCTGCGCCGCATCGTGGTCCCGCAGGCGATGCGCGTGATCGTGCCGCCGACGGGCAACGAAGTCATCAACATGCTCAAGACGACCTCGCTGGTCGCCGCCGTACAGTTCACGGAACTCTTCCGGTACGCCCAGGACATCGGGCAGACGTCCGGCGCACCGGTCGAGATGTACTTCCTGGCCGCGGCCTGGTACTTGATCATGACATCGGTGCTCAGCGTCGGCCAGTACTACCTGGAGCGGTACTACGCACGGGGTTCCAGCCGGACCCTGCCGCCGACACCGCTGCAGAGGATCCGGGCCAACCTCCTGACCGTGGGCCGCCCGAAGGGAGCCAAGGCATGA
- a CDS encoding zinc-binding dehydrogenase — protein MFAAYAARIDRDQPLNGLELGERPAPEARPGWTTVDVRAASLNHHDLWSLRGVGLAEDKLPMILGCDAAGVDQDGNEVVLHSVIGQTGHGVGANESRSILTERYQGTFAERVTVPSWNVLAKPRELSFEEAACLPTAWLTAYRMLFTNAGVRPGDSVLVQGAGGGVATAAIILGKAAGLRVYATSRDEARRRRAVELGAVEAFESGARLPHRVDAVIETVGAATWSHSVKSLRPGGTLVISGATSGDRPAHAELTRIFFLELKVVGSTMGSKEELESLLAFCAATGVRPVIDEVLPLDRAREGFERLASGDQFGKIVLTS, from the coding sequence ATGTTCGCCGCCTACGCCGCACGTATCGACCGCGACCAGCCACTCAACGGACTCGAGCTGGGTGAACGCCCCGCGCCCGAGGCGCGTCCCGGCTGGACCACCGTCGATGTCAGGGCCGCCTCCCTCAACCACCACGACCTCTGGTCCCTGCGGGGCGTCGGCCTCGCCGAGGACAAGCTGCCGATGATCCTCGGCTGCGACGCCGCCGGTGTCGACCAGGACGGCAACGAGGTCGTCCTGCACTCCGTCATCGGCCAGACCGGGCACGGAGTCGGGGCGAACGAGTCGCGCTCCATCCTCACCGAGCGGTACCAGGGCACCTTCGCCGAGCGCGTCACCGTCCCGTCCTGGAACGTCCTGGCGAAGCCCAGGGAGCTCTCCTTCGAGGAGGCCGCCTGTCTGCCGACCGCCTGGCTCACCGCGTACCGGATGCTCTTCACCAACGCCGGAGTACGTCCCGGCGACTCCGTACTCGTCCAGGGTGCGGGCGGTGGTGTCGCCACCGCGGCGATCATCCTCGGGAAGGCGGCCGGGCTCCGCGTCTACGCCACCAGCCGGGACGAGGCCAGGCGCAGGCGGGCCGTCGAGCTCGGGGCCGTCGAGGCGTTCGAGTCCGGTGCCCGGCTCCCGCACCGCGTCGACGCCGTCATCGAGACGGTGGGCGCCGCGACCTGGTCGCACTCGGTGAAGTCCCTGCGGCCCGGCGGGACCCTGGTGATCTCCGGCGCCACGAGCGGTGACCGGCCCGCGCATGCCGAACTGACCCGGATCTTCTTCCTGGAGCTGAAGGTCGTCGGCTCGACGATGGGCTCGAAGGAGGAGCTGGAGAGCCTGCTCGCGTTCTGCGCGGCCACCGGGGTCCGGCCCGTCATCGACGAGGTGCTGCCGCTCGACCGGGCCCGGGAGGGGTTCGAACGGCTCGCCTCCGGTGACCAGTTCGGGAAGATCGTGCTGACCTCCTGA
- a CDS encoding CGNR zinc finger domain-containing protein gives MELAYYSDYAVRLVNTEEPARNKDALTSVDAVRELFGANAQAARRATDADVTRFRSVRARLRAVFQAADGGDETLAVDLLNSLLLEFPVSPQISGHDTRDEDGKPDWHMHLADHPSNATAGYAAIAVMGLAFHLTSNGVDRLGLCEAAPCRNAYLDTSTNRSRRYCSDRCATRANVAAYRARKRLETERSAETSLSADAAQPSRPNTVL, from the coding sequence GTGGAATTGGCCTATTACTCGGACTATGCCGTGCGTCTGGTCAACACCGAGGAGCCGGCCCGCAACAAGGACGCCCTCACCTCGGTCGATGCCGTCCGGGAGCTCTTCGGCGCCAATGCGCAGGCCGCGCGGCGGGCGACCGACGCGGACGTGACACGGTTCCGGTCGGTACGGGCGAGGCTGCGCGCGGTCTTCCAGGCGGCGGACGGCGGCGACGAGACGCTCGCGGTCGACCTGCTCAACTCACTGCTCCTGGAATTCCCGGTGAGCCCGCAGATCTCCGGACACGACACCAGGGACGAGGACGGCAAGCCGGACTGGCACATGCATCTGGCCGACCACCCCTCGAACGCGACGGCCGGATACGCCGCCATCGCGGTGATGGGCCTGGCCTTCCACCTCACCTCGAACGGGGTGGACCGGCTCGGCCTGTGCGAGGCGGCACCGTGCCGCAACGCCTACCTGGACACCTCGACCAACCGCTCACGGCGCTACTGCTCGGACCGCTGCGCGACCCGGGCCAATGTGGCCGCCTACCGGGCCCGCAAGCGCCTGGAGACGGAACGGTCGGCGGAGACGAGCCTCAGCGCGGACGCCGCCCAGCCCAGCCGGCCGAACACCGTCCTCTGA
- a CDS encoding NAD(P)-dependent malic enzyme, translating into MAAEIVNPRSDSKTHGAASADNGISGTGSLTGTPDEFFDPAFALHRGGKMAIQATVPMRDKDDLSLAYTPGVAKVCSAIAANPELVNDYTWKSQVVAVVTDGTAVLGLGDIGPEASLPVMEGKAILFKQFGGVDAVPIALATTDADEIVETVVRLAPSFGGINLEDISAPRCFEIERKLQERLDIPVFHDDQHGTAVVTLAALRNAAKLSGRTLGDLRGVISGAGAAGVAIAKFLLEAGIGDVAVADRKGIVSRDREDLTDVKRELAEITNKAGISGSLDRALAGADVFIGVSGGTVPEPAIASMAPGAYVFAMANPTPEVHPDIAHKYAAVVATGRSDYPNQINNVLAFPGIFAGALQVRASRITEGMKIAAANALADVVGDELAADYVIPSPFDERVAPAVTAAVAAAARAEGVARR; encoded by the coding sequence ATGGCAGCGGAGATCGTCAATCCTCGCAGCGACAGCAAGACGCACGGTGCGGCCAGTGCGGACAACGGCATCAGCGGTACGGGCAGCCTGACCGGCACCCCGGACGAGTTCTTCGATCCGGCGTTCGCCCTGCACCGCGGCGGCAAGATGGCCATCCAGGCCACCGTCCCCATGCGCGACAAGGACGACCTGTCCCTGGCCTACACGCCCGGCGTGGCCAAGGTGTGCAGCGCCATCGCCGCGAACCCGGAACTCGTCAACGACTACACCTGGAAGTCGCAGGTCGTGGCGGTCGTGACGGACGGGACCGCGGTTCTCGGTCTCGGGGACATCGGTCCCGAGGCGTCCCTCCCGGTGATGGAGGGCAAGGCGATCCTGTTCAAGCAGTTCGGTGGTGTCGACGCGGTCCCGATCGCGCTCGCCACGACGGACGCGGACGAGATCGTGGAGACCGTGGTGCGGCTCGCGCCGTCCTTCGGCGGGATCAACCTGGAGGACATCTCCGCGCCCCGCTGCTTCGAGATCGAGCGCAAGCTCCAGGAGCGGCTGGACATCCCGGTCTTCCACGACGACCAGCACGGCACCGCCGTCGTGACGCTCGCGGCCCTGCGCAACGCCGCGAAGCTCTCCGGCCGGACCCTGGGTGATCTGCGCGGTGTCATCTCCGGCGCCGGCGCCGCCGGGGTGGCCATCGCCAAGTTCCTGCTGGAGGCGGGTATCGGTGACGTCGCCGTTGCCGACCGCAAGGGCATCGTCAGCAGGGACCGCGAGGACCTGACGGACGTGAAGCGCGAGCTGGCGGAGATCACCAACAAGGCGGGCATCTCCGGGTCCCTGGACAGGGCGCTGGCCGGCGCCGACGTCTTCATCGGCGTCTCCGGCGGCACGGTGCCCGAGCCGGCCATCGCCTCGATGGCTCCCGGTGCGTACGTCTTCGCGATGGCCAACCCGACGCCCGAGGTCCACCCCGACATCGCGCACAAGTACGCGGCCGTCGTGGCGACCGGGCGTTCGGACTACCCCAACCAGATCAACAACGTGCTGGCCTTCCCCGGCATCTTCGCGGGCGCGCTCCAGGTCCGGGCCTCCCGGATCACCGAGGGCATGAAGATCGCGGCGGCGAACGCGCTGGCGGATGTCGTGGGCGACGAGCTCGCGGCGGACTACGTGATCCCGTCGCCGTTCGACGAGCGGGTGGCGCCCGCGGTGACCGCGGCGGTCGCGGCCGCCGCCCGGGCCGAGGGTGTGGCGCGGCGCTGA
- a CDS encoding Clp protease N-terminal domain-containing protein, translating to MFERFTKGARAAVTGAVTHAERLGADRVTEEHLLLALLDQEGSRASFAAGALGLTDRRASVEAALADARRRGGLTRADTEALAGIGIDVGEIVARVEGAHGEGAMAGDRKSRRWWSGHRPFTAGAKSVVENSLRVALGRGDRFIGEEHLLLALTARPSVVADVLAEHGATYATVERAMYGTGTGGEGHAQAG from the coding sequence ATGTTCGAGCGATTCACCAAGGGTGCGCGTGCCGCCGTGACCGGTGCCGTGACGCATGCCGAGCGGCTCGGGGCCGACCGGGTCACCGAAGAGCACCTGCTGTTGGCGCTGCTGGACCAGGAGGGGAGCCGGGCCTCCTTCGCCGCCGGTGCACTCGGTCTCACGGACCGCCGCGCCTCGGTGGAGGCGGCGCTCGCCGACGCCCGGCGCCGTGGGGGTCTGACCAGGGCCGATACGGAAGCGCTCGCCGGTATCGGGATCGATGTCGGCGAGATCGTCGCCCGTGTCGAGGGGGCGCACGGCGAGGGCGCCATGGCCGGTGACCGTAAGAGCCGGCGGTGGTGGTCGGGGCACCGGCCCTTCACGGCCGGCGCGAAGAGCGTCGTGGAGAACTCTCTCCGGGTGGCACTGGGCCGCGGCGACCGCTTCATCGGCGAGGAGCACCTCCTGCTGGCACTCACCGCCCGCCCCAGCGTCGTCGCGGACGTCCTCGCGGAACACGGGGCGACGTACGCGACCGTGGAGCGGGCCATGTACGGGACCGGGACCGGGGGCGAGGGGCACGCGCAAGCGGGCTGA
- a CDS encoding CU044_2847 family protein, translated as MVDGGARITRIEMPDGTPVWARVSGEELEPPAGGLAYTDIGYADLADQVQARVESLTGVVSSVARSLAEPLRAVRPDEVSVEFGIELTARAGKVVGLLADGEAKGGIKVTLTWNGGGPPVEPPAVPPQAAGAPAGGPSAGAPTGATAHPGGAPASGGSGS; from the coding sequence ATGGTCGACGGTGGGGCCCGTATTACGCGCATTGAGATGCCGGACGGAACACCGGTCTGGGCACGCGTCTCCGGGGAGGAACTGGAGCCGCCGGCCGGTGGCCTGGCCTATACGGACATCGGCTACGCGGATCTCGCCGACCAGGTGCAGGCCAGGGTGGAGAGCCTGACGGGCGTCGTGAGCAGCGTCGCCCGGTCGCTCGCCGAGCCCCTGCGGGCCGTGCGGCCCGACGAGGTCAGCGTGGAGTTCGGCATCGAGCTCACGGCCAGGGCCGGCAAGGTCGTCGGACTGCTCGCCGACGGCGAGGCCAAGGGCGGTATCAAGGTCACGCTCACCTGGAACGGCGGCGGACCGCCCGTCGAACCGCCGGCCGTTCCACCGCAGGCCGCGGGCGCACCCGCCGGTGGACCGTCAGCCGGGGCGCCCACCGGCGCAACGGCGCATCCGGGCGGCGCCCCCGCGTCCGGCGGCAGCGGCTCATGA
- a CDS encoding helix-turn-helix domain-containing protein — protein MTEATELAASAGDRDPRVGLRAVAALRRLLEQLEAVQVRSARTQGWSWQEIAAELGVSRQAVHKKHGRL, from the coding sequence ATGACCGAAGCAACGGAGCTTGCCGCGAGTGCCGGCGACCGTGACCCGCGTGTCGGGTTGCGGGCCGTCGCCGCGCTGCGGCGGCTGCTCGAGCAGTTGGAAGCCGTACAGGTGAGAAGTGCCCGCACGCAGGGCTGGTCGTGGCAGGAGATCGCGGCCGAGCTGGGCGTGAGCCGGCAGGCCGTCCACAAGAAGCACGGGAGGCTTTGA